A genome region from Thermoanaerobacterium xylanolyticum LX-11 includes the following:
- a CDS encoding DF family (seleno)protein, whose translation MQIRFLYFEGCPNSEPALKLLKEVLLEKNIKDDIEIVKIESEEDAYRYKFLGSPSIHINGEDIEKERRNDEPLYGCRVYKVNGRNSGVPPKEMILKAIGEALAI comes from the coding sequence ATGCAAATTCGTTTTTTATACTTCGAAGGATGTCCTAATTCAGAGCCAGCTTTAAAATTGTTAAAAGAGGTTTTATTAGAAAAAAATATTAAAGATGATATAGAAATAGTAAAGATAGAGTCTGAAGAAGATGCATATAGATATAAATTTTTAGGTTCACCGTCAATTCATATCAATGGAGAAGACATAGAAAAAGAGAGAAGAAATGATGAACCTCTTTATGGATGCAGAGTTTATAAAGTGAATGGACGTAATTCCGGTGTGCCACCTAAAGAAATGATTTTAAAAGCTATTGGTGAGGCATTAGCAATATAA
- a CDS encoding heavy metal translocating P-type ATPase, which translates to MPEKATLKITGMTCASCAARIEKGLKNLEGIDEANVNLAVEKATVVYDPEKVDIDDMTKKIEDLGYGVVRDKADLVLIGMSCASCATKIEKTLNKLPGVYKASVNFATEEASVEYNSDAISVEQMAKAIRDIGYDAKEKKDNALDYEKNEREAEIKKTKALVIVSSILTFPLLLAMVLKVFKLPTGILEAPWFQILLATPVQFIIGYRYYKGAWHNLKNMSANMDTLVALGTSAAYFYSLYNVFTKPMSEVHNYLYFEASAVVITLITLGKMLEAIAKGKTSEAIKKLMGLQAKTARVIRNGEEIDIPIEEVKVGDIVVVRPGEKIPVDGIIVDGSSTIDESMITGESIPVDKNVNDEVIGATINKTGTFKFKATKVGKDMVLSQIIKMVEDAQGSKAPIQEIADKVSGVFVPVVIGIAIVTFLIWYLVLGNLNEGVISAVSVLVIACPCALGLATPTSVMVGTGKGAENGILIKGGEYLQKAKKINAIVLDKTGTITKGEPVVTDVISFSQLKEDDLLYIAGIAEKNSEHPLGKAIVNKSKENCEKLPDPSKFETIPGYGICAIINEKEYYIGNRRLMDRENVDTSDISFSLEKLENEGKTVMILSSEGKALGVIAVADVPKEDSAKAIQELKALNIDVYMITGDNERTAEAIAKQVGIDHVLAEVLPEKKAEEVIKLQKQGKIVAMVGDGINDAPALAQSDLGIAIGTGTDVAIETSDITLISGSLMSLVTAIKLSRATMRNIYQNLFWAFIYNTIGIPFAAAGLLNPAIAGGAMAFSSVSVVSNALRLRRFRSAN; encoded by the coding sequence ATGCCTGAAAAAGCTACTTTAAAAATTACCGGCATGACTTGTGCGTCTTGTGCCGCTCGCATAGAAAAGGGTCTTAAAAATTTAGAAGGAATTGATGAAGCTAATGTTAACTTAGCGGTTGAGAAAGCCACAGTTGTGTACGATCCAGAAAAAGTTGACATAGATGATATGACGAAAAAAATTGAAGATTTAGGATATGGTGTAGTAAGGGATAAAGCAGATCTTGTATTGATTGGCATGTCATGTGCTTCATGTGCTACTAAAATAGAAAAGACTTTGAATAAATTGCCTGGTGTATATAAAGCAAGCGTTAATTTTGCCACAGAGGAGGCATCTGTGGAATATAATTCAGATGCTATAAGTGTAGAACAGATGGCAAAAGCCATAAGAGACATCGGCTATGATGCGAAAGAAAAAAAAGATAATGCATTAGACTATGAAAAAAATGAGAGAGAAGCCGAGATAAAAAAAACAAAAGCTTTGGTGATTGTATCTTCGATTTTGACTTTTCCGCTTCTTCTTGCTATGGTATTAAAAGTTTTTAAATTACCTACAGGAATTTTAGAAGCGCCGTGGTTTCAAATACTTTTAGCCACACCAGTTCAATTTATTATTGGATATAGATACTACAAAGGTGCTTGGCATAATTTAAAAAACATGTCAGCCAACATGGATACATTAGTTGCTCTCGGTACATCTGCTGCATATTTTTATAGTTTGTACAATGTTTTTACTAAGCCTATGTCAGAAGTACACAATTATTTGTATTTTGAAGCGTCGGCCGTTGTAATTACTCTTATTACATTAGGAAAAATGCTTGAAGCTATAGCAAAAGGCAAAACATCTGAAGCAATAAAAAAACTTATGGGGCTTCAGGCGAAAACTGCAAGGGTCATAAGAAATGGAGAAGAAATAGACATACCTATTGAAGAAGTAAAGGTAGGAGATATAGTTGTAGTAAGGCCAGGTGAAAAAATACCTGTAGATGGTATAATTGTAGATGGAAGTTCTACTATAGATGAATCCATGATAACTGGAGAATCCATTCCTGTTGATAAAAATGTCAATGACGAAGTAATAGGTGCGACAATAAATAAGACAGGTACTTTTAAGTTTAAAGCGACGAAGGTCGGGAAAGATATGGTACTATCACAGATAATAAAAATGGTTGAGGATGCACAAGGCTCAAAAGCACCTATCCAAGAGATCGCTGATAAGGTATCAGGAGTTTTCGTACCTGTAGTCATTGGAATAGCAATTGTTACATTTTTGATATGGTACCTTGTATTAGGAAATCTTAACGAAGGTGTAATAAGTGCAGTATCTGTACTTGTAATTGCATGTCCTTGCGCATTAGGTCTTGCAACGCCTACATCTGTCATGGTAGGTACAGGTAAAGGTGCAGAAAATGGCATACTTATAAAAGGTGGCGAATATTTGCAAAAAGCAAAAAAGATTAATGCTATTGTATTAGACAAAACCGGTACTATTACAAAAGGAGAACCTGTAGTCACCGATGTCATTTCATTTAGTCAATTGAAGGAAGACGATTTGCTGTATATTGCTGGAATAGCTGAAAAAAATTCTGAGCATCCGCTTGGCAAAGCAATTGTGAATAAATCAAAGGAAAACTGCGAAAAATTGCCAGATCCGAGCAAATTTGAGACTATACCAGGCTACGGTATTTGTGCTATAATTAACGAAAAAGAATATTATATTGGGAATAGAAGGTTGATGGATAGAGAGAACGTAGATACATCTGACATAAGTTTTTCTTTAGAAAAGCTTGAGAATGAAGGCAAAACTGTTATGATTCTATCATCTGAAGGTAAGGCTTTAGGTGTAATAGCGGTTGCCGATGTACCTAAGGAAGATTCAGCAAAGGCTATACAAGAATTAAAAGCTTTAAACATAGATGTATACATGATAACCGGTGACAATGAAAGAACTGCTGAGGCCATTGCAAAACAAGTTGGTATTGATCACGTATTAGCAGAAGTTTTACCAGAAAAAAAAGCGGAGGAAGTTATAAAGTTACAAAAACAGGGTAAAATAGTTGCAATGGTTGGAGATGGCATAAATGATGCTCCAGCGTTAGCACAATCAGATTTAGGTATTGCTATAGGGACTGGAACGGACGTAGCAATTGAGACGTCAGACATTACGCTTATAAGTGGTAGTTTAATGAGTTTAGTGACAGCGATAAAATTAAGCAGAGCTACCATGAGAAATATTTATCAGAATCTGTTTTGGGCTTTTATCTACAATACAATAGGAATTCCATTTGCTGCAGCAGGTCTTTTAAATCCAGCTATTGCAGGGGGTGCAATGGCATTTAGTTCAGTATCAGTTGTGTCAAACGCCTTAAGGCTGAGGAGGTTCAGATCAGCTAATTAG
- the murB gene encoding UDP-N-acetylmuramate dehydrogenase, which yields MEKIAEMLKKVVSDEDIYINEPMSRHTSFRIGGPADVLVIPQSVDELIKVMGLIKAENIPYFILGNGTNIIVSDKGIRGVVIKLTAIRKISVDGEMIVSEAGALLSSIANTALDNELTGFEFASGIPGTLGGAITMNAGAYGPEIKDVVEKVEVIDEDGSIYEVKNGNMRFGYRSSLIQLDNLIAIRAWIHLKKGNYKDIKAKMDELNGLRKMKQPLEYPSAGSVFKRPEGFYAGKLIQDAGLSGYTIGGAQVSEKHCGFIINKGNATADDVLNLIAYIKKTVKDKFGVDLETEVKIIGER from the coding sequence TTGGAAAAGATTGCAGAAATGTTAAAGAAAGTGGTTTCAGATGAAGATATATATATAAATGAACCTATGTCAAGACATACATCTTTTAGGATTGGTGGTCCGGCGGACGTACTGGTTATACCTCAAAGCGTGGATGAACTGATAAAAGTTATGGGCTTAATAAAAGCCGAAAATATACCTTATTTTATACTTGGTAACGGAACAAATATCATAGTCTCAGATAAAGGAATAAGGGGTGTGGTGATAAAACTTACTGCTATTAGGAAAATTTCTGTAGATGGTGAGATGATTGTATCGGAGGCTGGTGCATTGCTTTCGTCGATTGCAAATACAGCTCTTGACAATGAACTCACAGGGTTTGAATTTGCCAGCGGTATACCAGGCACATTAGGTGGTGCTATCACAATGAATGCCGGGGCGTATGGTCCTGAAATAAAAGACGTAGTTGAAAAAGTAGAAGTTATTGATGAAGATGGTTCTATTTATGAAGTAAAAAATGGTAACATGAGATTTGGGTATAGAAGCAGTTTAATACAGTTAGATAATTTGATTGCAATAAGAGCGTGGATTCACTTAAAAAAAGGAAATTATAAGGACATAAAAGCAAAAATGGACGAATTAAATGGATTGAGAAAAATGAAGCAACCGCTGGAATACCCAAGTGCTGGAAGCGTGTTTAAAAGGCCAGAAGGATTTTATGCAGGAAAATTGATTCAAGATGCTGGACTTAGTGGATATACAATCGGTGGTGCGCAAGTGTCTGAAAAACATTGTGGGTTTATCATAAATAAAGGTAATGCGACTGCAGATGACGTTTTAAATCTAATTGCATACATTAAAAAAACAGTCAAAGACAAATTTGGCGTAGATCTGGAGACGGAAGTTAAAATAATTGGTGAAAGGTAA
- a CDS encoding PHP domain-containing protein has product MEIFADYHTHTVFSHGKGTIEDNVKAAIKKGLKEIAITDHGPRHIFFGVRSRNYRKIRDEIDRMNEKFPDIKVLMGVEANLISLNGDIDVDDELLKYIDILLMGYHTGVAPFDFYNFIHLFGENAASKYFSSLKTVVREQNTDAMIKAINKYNINIITHPGAKVDIDTKRLALAAKAKGTALEINSSHGYMTVEYVKIAKSVGAKFVIDSDAHTPSRVGDFARGIEIAKEAGLTTNDIINAKE; this is encoded by the coding sequence ATGGAAATTTTTGCTGATTATCACACACATACTGTATTTAGCCATGGAAAAGGTACAATTGAAGATAATGTAAAAGCTGCAATTAAAAAAGGACTTAAAGAAATCGCTATTACTGATCATGGACCGAGGCATATATTTTTTGGCGTAAGGAGTCGCAATTACAGGAAAATCAGAGATGAAATAGACAGAATGAATGAGAAATTTCCTGATATAAAGGTTTTAATGGGAGTAGAAGCAAATCTTATAAGCTTAAATGGCGATATCGATGTGGATGATGAGCTTTTAAAATATATAGATATACTGCTTATGGGTTATCATACGGGTGTTGCGCCATTTGATTTTTATAACTTTATTCATCTATTTGGGGAAAATGCAGCCAGCAAATACTTTAGTTCTTTAAAAACTGTTGTAAGAGAGCAGAATACAGATGCAATGATAAAAGCCATAAATAAATACAATATAAATATAATTACACATCCTGGAGCAAAAGTCGATATAGATACAAAGAGACTTGCTTTAGCGGCAAAAGCTAAAGGAACGGCTCTTGAGATAAACTCAAGCCACGGATATATGACTGTAGAATACGTGAAAATAGCAAAATCTGTTGGTGCAAAATTCGTAATTGACAGCGATGCACACACACCGTCGAGAGTTGGCGATTTTGCAAGAGGAATCGAAATTGCGAAAGAAGCGGGACTTACAACAAATGATATAATAAATGCTAAGGAGTGA
- the rapZ gene encoding RNase adapter RapZ — protein MRFVIITGLSGAGKSQALKSMEDIGFFCIDNFPPALIPKLADLFYGSKDIDKVALGMDLRGGQLFKDIFSAIDYLKKNKYDYEIIFLEASDEALIKRFKETRRRHPLTDGGSIIDGIKDERQKLAEIRKMANSIIDTTNLTAAQLKQELYNIFIEGRKFKGIIVNVMSFGFKYGIPLDADLVFDVRFLPNPYYIDELRPLTGNDKKVMDYVMKWEEAKQFLNKLEDMIEFLLPFYIREGKSQLVIAVGCTGGKHRSVTIANALYDLLRKRDYTAIINHRDIREE, from the coding sequence ATGAGATTTGTGATAATTACCGGTCTTTCAGGTGCAGGGAAAAGCCAAGCATTAAAATCGATGGAGGATATCGGATTCTTTTGCATTGACAACTTTCCTCCAGCATTGATACCGAAGTTGGCTGATCTCTTTTATGGCTCTAAAGATATTGATAAAGTTGCTCTTGGCATGGATTTACGTGGTGGACAACTATTTAAAGATATTTTTTCTGCTATAGACTATCTAAAGAAAAATAAGTATGACTATGAAATAATCTTTTTGGAGGCTTCAGATGAAGCATTGATAAAGAGATTTAAGGAAACAAGGAGACGACATCCTCTTACAGATGGAGGCTCCATAATAGATGGAATAAAAGATGAGAGGCAAAAACTTGCGGAAATAAGAAAAATGGCAAACAGCATCATTGACACGACGAATTTAACTGCAGCTCAGCTTAAACAGGAATTGTACAATATTTTCATCGAAGGAAGAAAATTCAAAGGTATAATCGTAAATGTAATGTCATTTGGATTTAAATACGGTATACCCCTTGATGCCGATCTTGTATTCGATGTGAGGTTTTTGCCAAATCCGTACTATATAGATGAACTTAGACCACTTACCGGAAATGATAAAAAAGTAATGGATTATGTTATGAAATGGGAAGAAGCAAAACAATTTTTAAATAAGTTGGAAGACATGATAGAGTTTTTACTGCCATTTTATATAAGGGAAGGCAAATCACAGCTTGTAATAGCTGTTGGATGTACAGGCGGTAAACATAGATCTGTAACAATTGCGAATGCATTATACGATTTACTGAGAAAAAGGGATTACACAGCTATAATAAATCATAGAGATATTAGAGAAGAATAA
- a CDS encoding YvcK family protein: MKNFAYLNGPKVVVIGGGTGLSTMLRGLKKYTHNITAIVTVADDGGGSGVLREDLGMLPPGDIRNCILALANTEPTMEKLLQYRFTDGMLKGQSFGNLFLAAMNGISNSFEEAVKKMSEVLAVSGKVLPVTLDDVKLKAKLKNGIVIDGESLIPKLQMKEKSPIERIFLEPKEAKPVKEALIDIMEADEIILGPGSLYTSIIPNLLVNDVCEAIEKSKAIKVYVCNIMTQPGETIGYDANAHVDALFLHGLKSLDYVIVNNGEIPYQYKDRYREDMSQPVSYDVESFKQKGIKVIEKDVLAIRNNYIRHDEQKLAEILMGLIG; the protein is encoded by the coding sequence ATGAAGAATTTTGCTTACTTAAATGGTCCAAAAGTTGTAGTAATTGGCGGTGGTACAGGATTATCAACAATGCTTAGAGGACTTAAAAAGTATACACATAATATTACTGCAATCGTAACAGTTGCAGATGATGGAGGAGGTTCTGGTGTATTAAGAGAGGATTTAGGCATGTTACCGCCTGGCGATATAAGAAACTGTATACTGGCGTTGGCAAATACTGAGCCTACAATGGAAAAACTTTTACAGTACAGGTTTACTGATGGAATGCTTAAAGGACAGAGCTTTGGAAATCTTTTTTTAGCCGCAATGAATGGCATATCAAATAGCTTTGAAGAAGCTGTCAAAAAGATGAGCGAGGTTTTAGCTGTATCAGGAAAGGTTTTGCCTGTCACGTTAGATGACGTCAAACTTAAGGCTAAGTTAAAAAATGGGATAGTCATAGATGGAGAATCTCTAATACCGAAACTTCAAATGAAAGAAAAAAGTCCAATAGAAAGGATATTTTTAGAACCTAAAGAAGCGAAACCGGTAAAAGAAGCTTTAATAGATATCATGGAAGCTGATGAAATTATTTTAGGTCCTGGTAGCCTATACACCAGCATAATACCAAATCTATTAGTTAATGATGTTTGTGAAGCAATAGAAAAGTCAAAAGCAATTAAGGTATATGTGTGTAATATAATGACTCAACCTGGCGAGACAATTGGTTATGATGCCAATGCACACGTTGATGCACTTTTTCTACATGGATTAAAATCTCTTGATTATGTCATTGTAAATAATGGTGAAATTCCTTATCAGTACAAAGATAGATATAGAGAAGACATGTCGCAACCTGTAAGCTATGATGTAGAAAGTTTTAAGCAAAAGGGAATAAAAGTCATTGAAAAAGATGTGTTAGCAATAAGAAACAATTACATAAGGCATGATGAGCAAAAGCTTGCAGAGATACTAATGGGGCTAATTGGATGA